From Anopheles coluzzii chromosome 3, AcolN3, whole genome shotgun sequence, the proteins below share one genomic window:
- the LOC120957247 gene encoding follicle-stimulating hormone receptor — protein MAIRIINHQTVVKGHVVLVLLVLLLFQTCRHRACGLAPTAQTTGQTKIMLKESLLIPSMDPEKEAKAMYEKALQQYGIYGKTLKEICKAWVSRGCQCTGTKEEVTLVCRGIGLDAVPADLPTELVKLDLSNNNITNLPNKSFDMLPNLEELILSHNKLDHINSEAFFGLSNLKKIALQGCGLVRVPMEALRRIRTVTTLYLDNNLIADMENVTFRGFHFLKNLRLEGNLLQRVPTDALIGLRSLEALNLGNNLLTIIRERDFPVLDNLYMLILRRNQISEITSGALTNLTRLKVLDVDDNSLSSMPVGLENLMMLQEISASNNRIRWVSKGDFPKNLVSLDLKSNPLAGIKPGALQNMPRLRKLILSDVRGLNELPPLDGCTSLEVLRLDRANLSKIPDHICKTSPRLRSLDLKSNILLSIPNVTNCRDLRLLDLASNRISSLHGAPFSSLGQLHDLLLSNNEIESIPHDAFVGLVRLQVLDMESNRVFFIHADAFRPLKKLEDLNLGNNLFPQLPTAGLERLLHLKTFNNPHLREFPPPEAFPRIQTLVLSYAYHCCSFLPLTTALPKVPNTFNIRENVLFPTDNEFDMSLWNNSYNDIWPQLQNLSKKFGTQINDLLNAYGAEYGSYPSGHVPTFPDEYFEDELGITHASPTAQPGSIQCLPEPGPFLPCQDLFDWWTLRCGVWVVFLLAMLGNGTVVFVLIFSRSKMDVPRFLVCNLAAADFFMGIYLGFLAVVDASTLGEFRMYAIPWQMSAGCKLSGFLAVLSSELSVYTLAVITLERNYAITHAMHLNKRLSLRHASYIMTVGWTFAITMAVLPLLGVSDYRVFAVCLPFEIQKGTGSLAYVVFLMFINGVAFLILMGCYLKMYCAIRGSQAWNSNDSRIAKRMALLVFTDFICWSPIAFFSLTAVFGLHLISLEQAKVFTVFILPLNSCCNPFLYAILTKQFKKDCVLICKAIEESRVTRGIGRCRHSSNFSNRHTPANTNSLVERSSKELPPLLPGQTCNCSAKLMEQESARLRFHHHQQQQQQHHLRQGVFGRTWRRLMLCSWGTADERNRRGRGRNGDQYAYQIAEIQQKQHKRAGSVSSSENFSSSRSDSWRNAQHHCGIPLRLLDPRRRHTSWLITRKTSQDSNLSSSRNDSSGSTATQSTGTWRISRSSGSTSVVLPGVRIDGVGHPVPSTARQSIPGGKPRLVRQSAVQEDTHELSCSPPRLGVRFLPTIPSAADSSVQLDDDTAEAASPTSSQSGNQPAPAPFYAILHGSGPQATVSSLKDKTKPP, from the exons AGATCTaagtaacaacaacataacCAACCTACCAAATAAGTCATTCGACATGCTGCCAAATCTAGAGGAGCT AATCCTTTCCCACAACAAGCTGGATCACATTAACAGTGAAGCGTTCTTCGGGCTGTCGAACCTGAAGAAGATTGCACTGCAGGGCTGCGGTTTGGTGCGCGTCCCGATGGAAGCACTGAGACGCATCCGGACGGTAACCACACT CTACCTAGACAACAACCTAATCGCCGACATGGAGAACGTTACCTTTCGGGGGTTTCACTTCCTGAAGAATCTGAGACTGGAGGGCAATCTGCTGCAGCGGGTACCGACGGACGCACTGATCGGACTGAGATCATTAGAAgcttt aaATCTAGGTAATAATTTACTTACAATAATCAGAGAACGAGATTTTCCAGTTTTGGATAATTTATACATGTT AATATTAAGAAGAAATCAAATAAGTGAAATTACTTCCGGTGCTTTAACGAACCTAACACGACTCAAAGTTTT AGATGTAGACGATAATAGCTTAAGCTCTATGCCTGTTGGCCTCGAGAATCTAATGATGCTGCAGGAAAT CTCGGCATCGAacaatcgcatccgatgggtATCGAAGGGCGATTTTCCGAAAAATCTAGTCTCGCTGGATCTAAAGTCCAACCCGCTGGCCGGTATCAAACCCGGCGCGCTGCAAAACATGCCACGGCTCCGAAAGCT CATTCTTTCCGATGTGCGCGGCCTCAATGAACTACCTCCACTGGACGGCTGCACTTCGCTCGAGGTGCTGCGGCTGGACCGAGCCAACCTGTCCAAAATACCTGATCATATTTGTAAGACTTCACCCCGCTTGAGAAGCTT GGATTTGAAATCCAATATATTGTTAAGCATTCCAAATGTAACAAACTGTCGTGATTTAAGATTGCT AGATTTAGCCAGCAACAGGATAAGCTCACTGCACGGTGCACCGTTCTCTAGTCTCGGTCAGCTGCACGATCTGCTGCTCTCGAACAATGAAATCGAATCTATTCCGCACGACGCATTCGTCGGGCTGGTCCGGCTGCAAGTGCT AGACATGGAATCGAACCGTGTTTTCTTCATCCATGCGGACGCATTTCGGCCACTTAAAAAGCTCGAAGACTT AAACCTAGGCAATAATCTCTTCCCGCAGCTACCGACGGCCGGGCTGGAACGGTTGCTCCATCTGAAAACGTTCAACAATCCACACCTGCGCGAGTTTCCGCCGCCGGAAGCGTTCCCCCGCATCCAGACGCTCGTCCTGTCGTACGCCTACCACTGCTGTTCCTTTCTGCCGCTCACCACGGCCCTACCGAAAGTTCCTAACACCTTCAACATTCGCGAGAACGTGCTGTTCCCGACGGACAACGAGTTCGACATGAGCCTGTGGAACAACAGCTACAACGATATCTGGCCGCAGCTGC AAAACCTAAGCAAGAAGTTCGGCACCCAAATCAACGACCTGTTGAATGCGTACGGTGCCGAGTACGGTAGCTATCCCAGCGGTCACGTGCCCACCTTCCCGGACGAGTACTTCGAGGACGAGCTGGGCATAACGCACGCCTCGCCCACCGCCCAACCAGGCTCGATCCAGTGTCTGCCCGAGCCCGGCCCGTTCCTGCCCTGCCAGGACCTGTTCGACTGGTGGACCCTCCGGTGCGGTGTGTGGGTCGTGTTTCTGCTCGCCATGCTCGGCAACGGTACGGTCGTGTTTGTGCTTATCTTTTCCCGCTCGAAAATGGACGTACCGCGCTTTCTGGTGTGCAATCTGGCCGCCGCCGACTTCTTTATGGGCATCTATCTGGGCTTCCTCGCCGTGGTGGACGCGTCCACGCTCGGCGAGTTCCGCATGTACGCCATCCCCTGGCAGATGAGCGCCGGCTGCAAGCTGTCCGGCTTTCTGGCCGTGCTCAGCTCGGAGCTGTCCGTGTACACGCTGGCGGTAATCACGCTCGAGCGCAACTACGCCATCACGCACGCGATGCACCTGAACAAGCGGCTGTCGCTGCGGCACGCGAGCTACATCATGACGGTCGGGTGGACGTTCGCCATCACGATGGCCGTCCTGCCGCTGCTCGGCGTGTCCGACTACCGCGTGTTCGCCGTGTGCCTGCCGTTCGAGATCCAGAAGGGTACCGGCAGCCTGGCGTACGTCGTATTTCTCATGTTCATCAACGGAGTGGCGTTCCTCATCCTGATGGGGTGCTATCTCAAGATGTACTGCGCAATACGCGGCTCGCAGGCCTGGAACTCGAACGATTCGCGCATCGCCAAGCGCATGGCGCTGCTCGTCTTTACCGACTTTATCTGCTGGTCGCCGATCGCGTTCTTCTCGCTGACGGCCGTCTTTGGGTTGCACCTGATCTCGCTCGAGCAGGCGAAGGTGTTTACCGTGTTCATACTGCCGCTCAACTCCTGCTGCAATCCGTTTCTGTACGCGATCCTTACCAAGCAGTTCAAGAAGGATTGCGTGCTGATCTGCAAAGCGATCGAGGAGTCGCGGGTGACGCGTGGCATTGGCCGGTGTCGGCATAGTTCCAATTTCAGCAATCGGCACACGCCCGCCAACACAAACTCGCTGGTGGAAAGGTCGTCGAAGGAGCTGCCACCGCTGCTCCCCGGGCAAACGTGCAACTGCTCTGCCAAGCTGATGGAGCAAGAGTCGGCCCGGCTGCGgttccaccatcaccagcagcagcagcagcagcaccatctgcGCCAGGGCGTGTTCGGCCGTACCTGGCGCAGGCTGATGCTGTGCAGCTGGGGCACTGCGGATGAGCGGAATCGGCGCGGCCGGGGCCGCAATGGCGACCAGTACGCGTACCAGATAGCGGAGAttcagcagaagcagcacaaGCGGGCCGGTTCCGTGTCGTCCAGCGAGAACTTTAGCTCGTCGCGATCGGACTCGTGGCGCAATGCGCAGCATCATTGCGGCATTCCGCTGCGTCTGCTCGATCCACGCCGTCGCCACACGTCCTGGTTGATAACGCGCAAAACGTCGCAGGATTCGAACCTGTCCAGCTCGCGGAACGATTCCTCGGGCTCGACGGCGACGCAGAGTACGGGCACGTGGCGTATCTCACGCTCTAGTGGCAGCACTTCCGTGGTGTTGCCGGGTGTGCGTATCGACGGTGTTGGTCATCCTGTTCCCA GTACCGCCCGCCAGTCCATCCCCGGTGGCAAACCGCGCCTCGTCCGCCAGTCGGCCGTGCAGGAGGACACGCACGAGCTGTCCTGCTCGCCGCCCCGGCTCGGCGTGCGCTTTCTGCCCACGATCCCGTCCGCCGCGGACAGCAGCGTCCAGCTGGACGACGACACGGCCGAAGCGGCCAGTCCGACCTCAAGCCAAAGCGGCAACCAGCCGGCCCCCGCCCCGTTCTACGCCATCCTGCACGGCAGCGGTCCTCAGGCAACCGTCTCTAGTCTTAAAGATAAAACCAAACCCCCGTGA